In one Janibacter cremeus genomic region, the following are encoded:
- a CDS encoding NADH-quinone oxidoreductase subunit G, producing the protein MTTTSDKQTPGAEAKPDLVTVTIDGVEVSVPRSTLIIRAAEQAGIEIPRFCDHPLLDPIGACRQCLVEVATPDREGNVKPMPKPQPSCTMTVSDGMQVRSQHTSPIADKGQQGIMEMLLINHPLDCPVCDKGGECPLQNQSMSNGRATSRFDDIKRTYPKPINISSQVLLDRDRCILCTRCTRFSSQIAGDPFIEMGERGALQQVLIYEEKPFESYFSGNTVQICPVGALTGAAYRFRSRPFDLVSTPDICEHCASGCSIRSDHRRGTVLRRLAGNDPEVNEEWNCDKGRWAFTWASLGDRLEFPMVRDEGGELRVVSWQEALAAAADGLRAARGHGVLTGGRVSIEDAYAYATLAREVLGTDNIDMRARPHSAEERDVLLRHVAGATPQTGGVTYRQLEKAGSVLLVGFEPEEESPIVFLRLRKAYRKHGLKVHAVAPLATRGLTKMGGSLIPSAPGTETEVLAALADDEAPESLAAAHAALREEGATILVGERLATVPGALTAAVRLAEATGARLAWIPRRAGERGAIAAGCLPTGDGLDTTGILAAAGAGSIGGLVVGGVDADDIGVAGARQAFERAFVVSLEVRPSNVTEHADVVLPVAPHAERAGSFMDWEGRVRPFEVSLETNAVPDHRVLHMLADEMGAFLGTRTVGEARRAIETAAAPTAGGPVTDVPATVLPEPGAGEAVLATWRPLLDKGTMQDGEPFLAGTAKAPRAALSPLTAQTLGIVEGDLVTVSADDVRITLPADIRAMVDHVVWLPTNSESCDVRSLSGRAGAIVSVTKGGAA; encoded by the coding sequence ATGACCACCACGAGCGACAAGCAGACGCCCGGGGCCGAGGCCAAGCCCGACCTCGTCACCGTCACCATCGACGGGGTGGAGGTGTCCGTCCCGCGCAGCACCCTGATCATCCGCGCGGCCGAGCAGGCAGGGATCGAGATCCCGCGCTTCTGCGACCACCCGCTGCTGGACCCGATCGGCGCCTGCCGCCAGTGCCTCGTCGAGGTGGCGACCCCGGACCGTGAGGGCAACGTCAAGCCGATGCCCAAGCCCCAGCCGAGCTGCACCATGACGGTCAGCGACGGCATGCAGGTGCGCAGCCAGCACACCTCCCCGATCGCGGACAAGGGCCAGCAGGGGATCATGGAGATGCTCCTGATCAACCACCCGCTGGACTGCCCGGTCTGCGACAAGGGCGGCGAGTGCCCCCTGCAGAACCAGTCGATGAGCAACGGCCGGGCCACCTCGCGCTTCGACGACATCAAGCGCACCTACCCCAAGCCGATCAACATCTCCTCGCAGGTCCTGCTGGACCGCGACCGCTGCATCCTGTGCACGCGCTGCACCCGATTCTCGTCCCAGATCGCCGGCGACCCCTTCATCGAGATGGGGGAGCGCGGTGCCCTGCAGCAGGTGCTGATCTACGAGGAGAAGCCCTTCGAGTCCTACTTCTCGGGCAACACCGTCCAGATCTGCCCGGTGGGCGCCCTCACCGGTGCGGCGTACCGCTTCCGCTCGCGTCCGTTCGACCTCGTCTCGACGCCGGACATCTGCGAGCACTGCGCCTCCGGCTGCTCCATCCGCAGCGACCACCGTCGTGGCACCGTGCTCCGCCGCCTGGCCGGCAACGACCCCGAGGTCAACGAGGAGTGGAACTGCGACAAGGGCCGCTGGGCCTTCACCTGGGCCTCCCTGGGTGACCGCCTCGAGTTCCCGATGGTCCGGGACGAAGGGGGCGAGCTGCGCGTCGTGTCGTGGCAGGAGGCCCTCGCGGCCGCTGCGGACGGGCTGCGCGCCGCCCGGGGCCACGGTGTGCTCACCGGCGGCCGCGTGAGCATCGAGGACGCATACGCCTACGCCACCCTCGCTCGTGAGGTCCTCGGGACCGACAACATCGACATGCGCGCCCGACCGCACTCGGCCGAGGAGCGCGACGTCCTCCTGCGCCACGTCGCGGGAGCGACCCCGCAGACCGGTGGCGTGACCTACCGGCAGCTGGAGAAGGCCGGATCGGTCCTCCTCGTCGGCTTCGAGCCGGAGGAGGAGAGCCCCATCGTCTTCCTGCGGCTGCGCAAGGCGTACCGCAAGCACGGTCTGAAGGTCCACGCCGTCGCGCCGCTGGCCACCCGCGGCCTGACCAAGATGGGCGGCAGCCTCATCCCGTCCGCCCCCGGCACCGAGACCGAGGTGCTCGCCGCCCTGGCGGACGACGAGGCCCCGGAGTCATTGGCCGCGGCTCATGCCGCATTGCGCGAGGAGGGCGCGACGATCCTCGTCGGCGAGCGTCTGGCGACCGTGCCCGGTGCACTGACCGCAGCCGTCCGCCTCGCGGAGGCCACCGGGGCCCGCCTCGCGTGGATCCCGCGTCGTGCGGGGGAGCGCGGCGCGATCGCCGCCGGCTGCCTCCCGACCGGCGACGGCCTCGACACCACGGGGATCCTCGCGGCCGCCGGCGCCGGGTCGATCGGCGGCCTCGTCGTCGGTGGCGTGGACGCCGACGACATCGGTGTGGCGGGTGCTCGCCAGGCCTTCGAGCGGGCCTTCGTCGTCTCCCTCGAGGTGCGCCCGAGCAACGTCACCGAGCACGCCGACGTCGTCCTGCCGGTCGCCCCGCACGCCGAGCGCGCGGGCAGCTTCATGGACTGGGAGGGACGGGTGCGTCCCTTCGAGGTCTCCCTCGAGACCAACGCCGTCCCGGACCACCGGGTGCTGCACATGCTCGCCGACGAGATGGGTGCCTTCCTGGGCACCCGCACCGTCGGGGAGGCGCGACGCGCCATCGAGACCGCTGCGGCCCCGACGGCCGGCGGCCCGGTGACCGACGTCCCGGCGACCGTCCTGCCCGAGCCCGGCGCCGGTGAGGCCGTCCTGGCGACGTGGCGTCCGCTGCTCGACAAGGGGACGATGCAGGACGGCGAGCCCTTCCTGGCCGGCACCGCGAAGGCGCCGCGTGCGGCCCTCTCCCCGCTGACGGCCCAGACCCTGGGGATCGTCGAGGGCGACCTCGTCACGGTCTCCGCCGATGACGTGCGCATCACCCTGCCGGCCGACATCCGCGCGATGGTCGATCACGTCGTGTGGTTGCCGACGAACTCCGAGAGCTGCGACGTGCGCAGCCTCTCCGGGCGAGCCGGAGCGATCGTCTCCGTGACGAAGGGCGGTGCCGCGTGA
- the nuoL gene encoding NADH-quinone oxidoreductase subunit L — protein sequence MLTALSATAAQVTAAAAPEPASGVTALGWLLVALPLLGAALLLLGGRLTDSFGPLLATALSWASFVIGAAIFVALLAKDPAERAATIELYDWVPGGSIDVTAGLLIDPLSVAFVLLVTFVGSLILVYSLGYMEHDPDKRRFFAYLNLFVASMLLLVLADSYLLLFVGWEGVGLASWLLIGFWNHNPAYATAANKAFVVNRVGDVGLILAMSMMFATFGTADFGAVNEAVSGASEATVTGIGLLLLLAACGKSAQFPLQSWLGDAMAGPTPVSALIHAATMVTAGVYLIVRSHVLFDAAPNAQLAVVVVGAITLLYGAIVGCAKDDLKKALAASTMSQIGYMMLAAGLGPVGYAFAIFHLITHGFFKAGMFLGAGSVMHGMNDQVDMRRFGGLSSVMKITWITFGLGWLAILGLPPFSGFWSKDKIIEAAFVGEGWRPWVFGLTALIGAGITAFYMSRLFFMTFHGKKRWTDDVHPHESPLTMTIPMMVLAVGSAFLGLILATVAPISTWLEPTLGHVEHHEPVLPVPVLIIATMVVVVVGAGWAWLVYGREEVPVVAPVGSPLTRAARKDLYQDDLNEILLMGPGISLTRGLLEVDRDVVDGGAVGGLSRTIARSANWLRRAQTGFARSYALTMLAGVVAFLGALWVIN from the coding sequence TTGCTCACCGCACTGTCTGCGACGGCTGCCCAGGTGACCGCCGCCGCCGCGCCCGAGCCGGCCTCGGGGGTCACCGCCCTCGGCTGGCTGCTCGTCGCCCTGCCGCTGCTGGGTGCCGCCCTGCTGCTGCTCGGCGGCCGGCTCACCGACTCCTTCGGTCCCCTCCTGGCGACCGCCCTGTCCTGGGCCTCCTTCGTCATCGGAGCGGCCATCTTCGTCGCGCTGCTGGCGAAGGACCCCGCCGAGCGGGCCGCCACCATCGAGCTCTACGACTGGGTCCCCGGCGGGTCGATCGACGTGACGGCCGGGCTGCTCATCGACCCGCTGTCGGTGGCCTTCGTCCTGCTCGTGACCTTCGTCGGGTCGCTGATCCTCGTCTACTCGCTCGGGTACATGGAGCACGACCCCGACAAGCGGCGCTTCTTCGCCTACCTCAACCTCTTCGTGGCGTCGATGCTCCTGCTCGTCCTCGCCGACTCCTACCTGCTGCTCTTCGTCGGCTGGGAGGGCGTCGGACTCGCGTCGTGGCTGCTCATCGGCTTCTGGAACCACAACCCGGCCTACGCCACCGCCGCCAACAAGGCCTTCGTCGTCAACCGTGTCGGTGACGTCGGCCTGATCCTGGCGATGTCGATGATGTTCGCGACCTTCGGCACCGCCGACTTCGGTGCGGTCAACGAGGCCGTCTCGGGTGCGAGCGAGGCCACGGTCACCGGCATCGGCCTGCTCCTGCTGCTCGCGGCCTGCGGCAAGTCGGCGCAGTTCCCGCTGCAGTCCTGGCTGGGGGACGCCATGGCCGGCCCGACCCCGGTCTCGGCTCTCATCCACGCGGCGACGATGGTCACCGCCGGCGTCTACCTCATCGTGCGCAGCCACGTCCTCTTCGACGCCGCCCCCAACGCGCAGCTCGCCGTGGTCGTCGTCGGTGCGATCACCCTCCTCTACGGAGCGATCGTCGGGTGTGCGAAGGACGACCTGAAGAAGGCCCTCGCGGCGTCCACGATGAGCCAGATCGGCTACATGATGCTCGCCGCCGGTCTCGGGCCGGTCGGCTACGCCTTCGCGATCTTCCACCTGATCACCCACGGCTTCTTCAAGGCCGGGATGTTCCTCGGCGCCGGCTCGGTGATGCACGGGATGAACGACCAGGTCGACATGCGCCGCTTCGGTGGCCTGTCCTCGGTCATGAAGATCACCTGGATCACCTTCGGACTGGGCTGGCTGGCGATCCTCGGTCTGCCCCCCTTCTCCGGCTTCTGGAGCAAGGACAAGATCATCGAGGCGGCCTTCGTGGGCGAGGGCTGGCGGCCGTGGGTCTTCGGCCTCACCGCGCTCATCGGTGCCGGGATCACCGCCTTCTACATGTCCCGCCTGTTCTTCATGACCTTCCACGGCAAGAAGCGGTGGACCGACGACGTCCACCCGCACGAGTCGCCCCTGACGATGACCATCCCGATGATGGTCCTCGCCGTCGGCTCGGCCTTCCTCGGTCTCATCCTGGCGACGGTCGCCCCGATCTCCACGTGGCTGGAGCCGACCCTCGGCCACGTCGAGCACCACGAGCCCGTGCTGCCGGTACCGGTGCTGATCATCGCGACGATGGTCGTGGTCGTGGTCGGTGCCGGATGGGCCTGGCTGGTCTACGGCCGCGAGGAGGTGCCGGTCGTGGCACCCGTCGGCTCGCCCCTGACCCGCGCGGCCCGCAAGGACCTCTACCAGGACGACCTCAACGAGATCCTGCTCATGGGCCCGGGCATCAGCCTCACCCGTGGGTTGCTCGAGGTCGACCGTGACGTCGTCGACGGAGGCGCCGTCGGCGGCCTGTCCCGCACGATCGCGCGCAGCGCGAACTGGTTGCGGCGGGCCCAGACCGGCTTCGCACGCTCGTATGCCCTGACGATGCTCGCGGGCGTCGTCGCCTTCCTCGGAGCACTGTGGGTGATCAACTGA
- a CDS encoding NADH-quinone oxidoreductase subunit M, with protein MDNMPWLSLLIVVPLVGAVVVAALPARSSALAKPIALGVSLLTLLLGVVATATSFTRGSSEQFQMAEQYEWVPQLGVSYALGVDGIAIALILMALVLMPVCLLAAWHDIPEGGAREKGYFALLLSLLPFMVGVFAATDVFLFYVFFEAMLIPAYFLIGMFGGANRRGAALKFLLFSLAGGLIMLAGVIALYVQGPGGADGFLVENLTGLELSTNTGRWLFIAFFIAFAVKAPMWPVHTWLPDAAAASKPAVATLLVGVLDKVGTFGMIRFCLQLFPEASQWASPVVIVLAVFSVLYGAILAIGQEDMMRLIAFTSISHFGFIVLGIFAFTSASHAGSNLYMVNHGFATAALFLLAGMLIVRRGSQRIDDYGGWQRVTPVLGGLFLLAGLASLSLPGLSPFVSEFLVIAGTWARHPVATAFAVWAVVLAALYILLMYKRIFTGPPPIIGGLDDDVLRNDTGAPTGGETPVSGEVPYVRSDLDAHRPVRRLPAAVRDLGLREKVVMAPIVASLVLLGFFPAPVLDTLNPAVERTLEIVGVADVAPTAPSGPADAATTSGSDH; from the coding sequence ATGGACAACATGCCCTGGCTCTCCCTGCTGATCGTCGTGCCGCTCGTCGGCGCGGTCGTGGTCGCGGCCCTGCCCGCGCGCAGCTCAGCGCTGGCCAAGCCGATCGCCCTCGGAGTATCCCTCCTCACGCTGCTGCTGGGCGTCGTCGCGACGGCGACGAGCTTCACCCGCGGCTCGAGCGAGCAGTTCCAGATGGCCGAGCAGTACGAGTGGGTCCCGCAGCTCGGGGTCAGCTACGCGCTCGGTGTCGACGGCATCGCCATCGCGCTCATCCTCATGGCGCTCGTGCTCATGCCCGTCTGCCTGCTCGCCGCCTGGCACGACATCCCCGAGGGTGGCGCCCGGGAGAAGGGGTACTTCGCCCTCCTCCTGTCGCTGCTGCCCTTCATGGTCGGCGTGTTCGCCGCGACCGATGTCTTCCTCTTCTACGTCTTCTTCGAGGCGATGCTCATCCCGGCGTACTTCCTCATCGGGATGTTCGGCGGGGCCAACCGCCGCGGGGCAGCGCTGAAGTTCCTGCTCTTCAGCCTCGCCGGTGGACTGATCATGCTCGCCGGCGTCATCGCCCTGTACGTCCAGGGTCCCGGCGGGGCGGACGGCTTCCTCGTCGAGAACCTCACCGGCCTGGAGCTGAGCACGAACACCGGGCGTTGGCTGTTCATCGCCTTCTTCATCGCCTTCGCGGTGAAGGCACCGATGTGGCCGGTGCACACCTGGCTCCCGGACGCGGCCGCCGCGTCCAAGCCGGCGGTCGCCACGCTGCTCGTCGGGGTGCTCGACAAGGTCGGCACCTTCGGGATGATCCGCTTCTGCCTGCAGCTCTTCCCGGAGGCGAGCCAGTGGGCCAGCCCGGTGGTCATCGTCCTGGCCGTCTTCTCCGTGCTCTACGGCGCGATCCTCGCGATCGGCCAGGAGGACATGATGCGCCTGATCGCCTTCACCTCGATCAGCCACTTCGGCTTCATCGTGCTGGGCATCTTCGCGTTCACGTCGGCCTCCCACGCCGGGAGCAACCTGTACATGGTCAACCACGGCTTCGCGACCGCGGCTCTCTTCCTCCTCGCGGGGATGCTCATCGTGCGTCGCGGCAGCCAGCGCATCGACGACTACGGCGGCTGGCAGCGGGTGACCCCGGTGCTCGGCGGGTTGTTCCTGCTCGCCGGCCTGGCGAGCCTGTCGCTGCCGGGCCTGTCGCCCTTCGTCTCCGAGTTCCTCGTCATCGCGGGCACCTGGGCGCGGCACCCCGTCGCGACCGCCTTCGCCGTGTGGGCCGTGGTCCTCGCAGCCCTGTACATCCTGCTGATGTACAAGCGGATCTTCACCGGGCCGCCGCCGATCATCGGTGGGCTGGACGACGATGTCCTGCGGAACGACACCGGAGCACCGACGGGGGGCGAGACCCCCGTCTCCGGGGAGGTGCCCTACGTGCGTTCGGACCTCGACGCCCACCGCCCGGTCCGTCGTCTGCCCGCCGCGGTGCGTGACCTCGGCCTGCGGGAGAAGGTCGTCATGGCCCCGATCGTGGCCTCGCTGGTGTTGCTCGGGTTCTTCCCCGCGCCGGTGCTGGACACGCTCAACCCGGCCGTCGAGCGCACCCTCGAGATCGTCGGTGTCGCAGACGTCGCCCCGACCGCACCCTCTGGGCCGGCCGACGCCGCCACGACCTCCGGGAGTGACCACTGA
- the nuoH gene encoding NADH-quinone oxidoreductase subunit NuoH: protein MNTLAILTTAAEQPVVADFSDTPVWLSLVKALMLFVYLLLSVLLMIWFERRIIGRMQQRPGPNRVGPFGLLQSLADGMKSMLKEDVRPKGADALIFTLAPVVFASAAFISFAIVPLGGEVELFGHTTPLQLTDLPVAALLVLAVAGIAAYGIVLGGWSAGSTYPLLGGLRATAQIISYEIAMGLALVAVFMYAGSMSTSEIVAAQSDLWFIIPACVSFVLYIITMVGETNRLPFDLAEGEGELVGGYFTEYSGMRFAMFFLGEYVNMFTVSALATTFFLGGWQAPPGIAAIGDGMFNTGWWGVLWFTVKMWLFMWGFVWLRGTLLRTRYDQFMRLGWKFLMPVAVAWVVVVAFIRGADAGFFGDSTISILGRAFPVSSLIIIAFLAVLVFGSMWIWETRAEKKAGEIEEANVLPGEVDPFAGGHPVPPLPGQRLVEPPRDGTAIETKPARTRQTSAPLAEQEEHNRG from the coding sequence GTGAACACCCTCGCGATCCTGACCACGGCGGCCGAGCAGCCGGTGGTGGCCGACTTCAGCGACACCCCGGTGTGGCTCTCGCTCGTCAAGGCCCTGATGCTCTTCGTCTACCTGCTCCTCAGCGTCCTGCTGATGATCTGGTTCGAGCGGCGCATCATCGGTCGCATGCAGCAGCGCCCCGGTCCCAACCGCGTGGGGCCCTTCGGTCTGCTCCAGTCCCTGGCCGACGGCATGAAGTCAATGCTCAAGGAGGACGTGCGCCCCAAGGGGGCGGACGCCCTGATCTTCACCCTGGCGCCGGTCGTGTTCGCCTCCGCGGCCTTCATCTCCTTCGCCATCGTCCCGCTGGGTGGCGAGGTGGAGCTGTTCGGCCACACCACGCCACTGCAGCTGACCGACCTGCCCGTCGCCGCGCTCCTCGTGCTCGCGGTCGCAGGCATCGCCGCGTACGGGATCGTCCTCGGTGGCTGGTCGGCCGGCTCGACCTACCCGCTGCTGGGTGGGTTGCGCGCGACCGCGCAGATCATCTCCTACGAGATCGCGATGGGTCTGGCCCTGGTGGCCGTCTTCATGTACGCCGGGTCGATGTCGACGAGCGAGATCGTCGCCGCCCAGTCCGACCTGTGGTTCATCATCCCGGCCTGCGTGTCCTTCGTGCTGTACATCATCACGATGGTCGGTGAGACCAACCGTCTGCCCTTCGACCTCGCCGAGGGCGAGGGCGAGCTCGTCGGCGGGTACTTCACCGAGTACTCGGGCATGCGCTTCGCCATGTTCTTCCTCGGTGAGTACGTCAACATGTTCACCGTCTCCGCCCTGGCCACCACCTTCTTCCTCGGTGGGTGGCAGGCACCCCCCGGCATCGCCGCGATCGGCGATGGCATGTTCAACACCGGCTGGTGGGGCGTGCTGTGGTTCACCGTGAAGATGTGGCTGTTCATGTGGGGCTTCGTCTGGCTGCGCGGCACCCTGCTGCGGACCCGGTACGACCAGTTCATGCGTCTGGGGTGGAAGTTCCTCATGCCCGTGGCCGTCGCCTGGGTGGTCGTCGTGGCCTTCATCCGCGGCGCCGACGCCGGCTTCTTCGGTGACAGCACCATCTCCATCCTCGGTCGGGCCTTCCCGGTCTCCTCGCTGATCATCATCGCCTTCCTCGCCGTGCTCGTCTTCGGCTCCATGTGGATCTGGGAGACCCGTGCGGAGAAGAAGGCCGGCGAGATCGAGGAGGCCAATGTCCTCCCCGGCGAGGTCGACCCCTTCGCCGGTGGGCACCCCGTCCCGCCGCTGCCGGGCCAGCGACTCGTGGAGCCCCCCCGCGACGGGACCGCGATCGAGACCAAGCCGGCGCGTACCCGGCAGACCAGCGCACCGCTCGCCGAGCAGGAGGAGCACAACCGTGGCTGA
- the nuoI gene encoding NADH-quinone oxidoreductase subunit NuoI, translating to MADDETKGGFFADLFAPVAGFGVTFQTMFRKVATQEYPEVKWPTQPRFHGRHQLNRHPDGLEKCVGCELCAWACPADAILVEGADNDDERGLRFSPGERYGHIYQINYLRCIFCGLCIEACPTRALTMTNEYEMADNNRADLIFTKEQLLAPLQEGMISAPHPMVEGMNERDYYNGKVAAATDEQRAWVDEHAVDDSGATPTDEAVAPRNHAEGVR from the coding sequence GTGGCTGACGACGAGACCAAGGGCGGGTTCTTCGCGGACCTCTTCGCCCCCGTTGCCGGATTCGGGGTGACCTTCCAGACGATGTTCCGGAAGGTCGCCACGCAGGAGTACCCCGAGGTGAAGTGGCCGACGCAGCCACGCTTCCACGGGCGCCACCAGCTCAACCGTCACCCCGACGGTCTGGAGAAGTGCGTCGGCTGCGAGCTGTGCGCCTGGGCGTGCCCGGCGGACGCGATCCTGGTCGAGGGCGCCGACAACGACGACGAGCGGGGGCTGCGCTTCAGCCCCGGCGAGCGGTACGGGCACATCTACCAGATCAACTACCTGCGCTGTATCTTCTGCGGCCTGTGCATCGAGGCGTGCCCCACGCGCGCCCTGACGATGACCAACGAGTACGAGATGGCCGACAACAACCGCGCCGACCTGATCTTCACCAAGGAGCAGCTGCTCGCACCGCTGCAGGAGGGCATGATCTCCGCGCCCCACCCGATGGTCGAGGGCATGAACGAGCGCGACTACTACAACGGCAAGGTGGCGGCCGCCACCGACGAGCAGCGCGCCTGGGTCGACGAGCACGCCGTCGACGACAGCGGAGCGACCCCGACGGACGAGGCAGTGGCTCCCAGAAACCACGCGGAGGGCGTTCGATGA
- the nuoN gene encoding NADH-quinone oxidoreductase subunit NuoN: MPFALPTAFEAPEISYWALSPMIVLLVGGFVGVLVEAFAPRPKRHLAQVVVALATVVVSFAALVLMTGDQLGVTVGGTVVVDEATRFFQGALLVMGLLGLLVMADRLGGETADAFTPMGAASPGSNLEAQAARKGWATTEVFPLTLFALAGMLLFPASNDLLTMFVALEVLSLPLYLMSGLARRRRLLSQEAAMKYFLLGAFSSGFFLFGAALLYGYAGSLHLADIAEATSTSNGNFDGLLLPGVAMVIVGLLFKVGAVPFHSWTPDVYQGAPSPVTGFMAAATKAAAFGALVRLFYVGLETTRWEWRMGVVVIAALTMVVGAVLSVTQTDIKRLLAYSAISHAGFILVALIAFDVTAITGVLFYVVAYGISTIAVFAIVHLVRERGAEATHLSQWAGLGRRHPWVSAAFALMMLAFAGIPLTSGFTAKVAAFMPALEHGGLSGTVLVVIGVLASAVTAFVYVRLIVLMYFTEPSGEVVVAAPATMSLVVITVGVVVTIALGVYPGPLLELAEQSSVLITR; the protein is encoded by the coding sequence ATGCCTTTCGCCCTGCCCACTGCCTTCGAGGCGCCCGAAATCAGCTACTGGGCCCTCTCGCCGATGATCGTGCTCCTCGTGGGCGGCTTCGTCGGGGTGCTCGTCGAGGCCTTCGCCCCCCGTCCGAAGCGTCACCTGGCCCAGGTCGTCGTCGCGCTGGCCACGGTCGTGGTCTCCTTCGCCGCCCTGGTGCTGATGACCGGGGACCAGCTCGGCGTGACCGTCGGCGGCACCGTCGTCGTCGACGAGGCGACCCGCTTCTTCCAGGGTGCGCTGCTCGTCATGGGTCTGCTCGGGCTGCTCGTCATGGCCGACCGCCTCGGCGGGGAGACCGCCGACGCGTTCACACCGATGGGCGCGGCCAGCCCTGGGTCGAACCTCGAGGCGCAGGCCGCCCGCAAGGGATGGGCGACCACCGAGGTCTTCCCGCTGACGCTCTTCGCCCTGGCCGGCATGCTGCTCTTCCCCGCGTCGAACGACCTGTTGACGATGTTCGTCGCGCTCGAGGTCCTGTCGCTGCCGCTGTACCTGATGTCGGGACTGGCCCGTCGTCGACGCCTGCTCTCGCAGGAGGCGGCGATGAAGTACTTCCTGCTCGGCGCCTTCTCCTCGGGCTTCTTCCTCTTCGGCGCGGCGCTGCTCTACGGCTACGCCGGGTCGCTGCACCTGGCCGACATCGCGGAGGCGACGAGCACCTCGAACGGCAACTTCGATGGCCTGCTCCTGCCCGGTGTCGCCATGGTCATCGTCGGGCTGCTCTTCAAGGTCGGCGCCGTCCCGTTCCACTCGTGGACCCCGGACGTCTACCAGGGCGCGCCCAGCCCCGTCACCGGCTTCATGGCGGCTGCGACCAAGGCCGCGGCCTTCGGTGCGCTCGTGCGCCTGTTCTACGTCGGGCTGGAGACCACCCGGTGGGAGTGGCGCATGGGCGTCGTCGTCATCGCCGCCCTGACGATGGTCGTCGGTGCGGTGCTGTCGGTGACCCAGACCGACATCAAGCGGCTGCTCGCGTACTCCGCCATCTCGCACGCCGGTTTCATCCTCGTGGCACTGATCGCCTTCGACGTCACGGCCATCACGGGTGTGCTCTTCTACGTCGTCGCCTACGGCATCTCGACCATCGCGGTCTTCGCCATCGTCCACCTCGTCCGGGAGCGGGGCGCCGAGGCGACCCACCTGTCCCAGTGGGCGGGGCTGGGTCGTCGGCACCCGTGGGTCTCCGCGGCCTTCGCGCTGATGATGCTCGCCTTCGCCGGCATCCCGCTGACCTCCGGATTCACGGCCAAGGTCGCGGCGTTCATGCCGGCCCTGGAGCACGGTGGCCTCTCCGGGACGGTGCTGGTCGTCATCGGTGTGCTGGCCTCGGCCGTCACGGCCTTCGTCTACGTGCGCCTGATCGTGCTCATGTACTTCACCGAGCCCTCGGGTGAGGTCGTCGTCGCCGCGCCGGCCACGATGTCGCTCGTGGTCATCACCGTCGGAGTCGTCGTGACCATCGCGCTCGGCGTCTACCCCGGCCCGCTGCTGGAGCTCGCCGAGCAGTCCAGCGTGCTCATCACGCGATGA
- the nuoK gene encoding NADH-quinone oxidoreductase subunit NuoK: MSPLNYIYLAIILFAIGSATVLLRRNAIIVFMGVELMLNAASLAFVTFARMHGSVEGQVIAMFVMVVAAAEVVVGLAIIMAVFRARRSASVDDANLLKL; encoded by the coding sequence GTGAGCCCGCTGAACTACATCTACCTGGCGATCATCCTCTTCGCGATCGGTAGTGCGACCGTCCTGCTGCGGCGCAACGCGATCATCGTCTTCATGGGTGTCGAGCTCATGCTCAACGCGGCGTCGCTCGCCTTCGTCACCTTCGCCCGCATGCACGGCTCGGTCGAGGGGCAGGTCATCGCGATGTTCGTGATGGTCGTCGCCGCGGCCGAGGTCGTCGTCGGTCTGGCCATCATCATGGCCGTCTTCCGTGCCCGCCGGTCGGCCTCGGTCGACGACGCCAACCTGCTGAAGCTGTAA
- a CDS encoding NADH-quinone oxidoreductase subunit J, which translates to MTGTGEAVFFWLLSAVAVPGALALLFARRAVHAAIGMVTTMIVIGAFYLLQEAPFLGIVHIFVYTGAVMMLFLFVVMLVGVDHSDSLVETLKGQRFMTVLLSLGLVALLVGAVGRITYTGDPNLTAVNTDPGNVEAIAYLVFGKYVWLFEVTAGLLTVAAIGAMTFAHRERIIAKPTQKEWMEKRFREGEHLAGLPVPGVYARHNAVDTPALLPDGSISELSLNRVLVAREQVTSPTRYTEIDEHESRTDESADSTESLGRTASESTPEGRQQ; encoded by the coding sequence ATGACCGGCACCGGTGAGGCCGTCTTCTTCTGGCTGCTCAGCGCCGTCGCCGTCCCGGGGGCCCTCGCGCTGCTCTTCGCCCGCAGGGCGGTGCACGCGGCCATCGGCATGGTGACGACCATGATCGTCATCGGCGCGTTCTACCTCCTGCAGGAAGCGCCCTTCCTCGGCATCGTGCACATCTTCGTCTACACCGGCGCCGTGATGATGCTCTTCCTCTTCGTCGTCATGCTCGTCGGTGTCGACCACTCGGACTCGCTCGTCGAGACCCTCAAGGGCCAGCGCTTCATGACCGTGCTGCTGTCCCTGGGCCTGGTCGCCCTGCTCGTCGGGGCCGTCGGCCGGATCACCTACACGGGTGACCCGAACCTGACCGCGGTCAACACCGACCCGGGCAACGTCGAGGCCATCGCCTACCTCGTCTTCGGCAAGTACGTGTGGCTCTTCGAGGTCACGGCCGGTCTGCTGACCGTCGCCGCCATCGGCGCGATGACCTTCGCCCACCGCGAGCGGATCATCGCCAAGCCGACGCAGAAGGAGTGGATGGAGAAGCGCTTCCGCGAGGGCGAGCACCTCGCCGGCCTCCCGGTCCCCGGTGTCTACGCCCGCCACAACGCGGTCGACACCCCGGCCCTGCTGCCCGACGGCAGCATCTCCGAGCTCTCGCTCAACCGGGTGCTGGTCGCCCGCGAGCAGGTCACGTCACCGACCCGTTACACCGAGATCGACGAGCACGAGAGTCGCACGGACGAGTCGGCTGACTCCACTGAGTCCCTGGGCCGCACGGCCTCCGAGAGCACGCCCGAAGGGAGGCAGCAGTGA